A genomic window from Bacillus mesophilus includes:
- the modB gene encoding molybdate ABC transporter permease subunit, which translates to MTMEFIEPIKLSIQVAIIASLLVLVFGIIAGKLMARNRFRGKMVFETILLLPLVLPPSVVGFILLLSLGANSPVGRWIHWIFDQPIIFTWWAAVIASTVVAFPLMYQAVKIGFEEVDGEVEDAARVDGASERRVFFTITMPLAKRAVISGAILSFARALGEFGATLMVAGNIPGKTQTIPTAIYIAMDTGNLGLAWSWVIVMIVISFIMLAIVYKLRGN; encoded by the coding sequence ATGACGATGGAATTCATAGAACCGATTAAGCTCTCTATTCAAGTGGCGATCATAGCAAGCTTACTTGTACTCGTTTTTGGCATTATAGCTGGAAAACTCATGGCTCGAAATAGATTCAGAGGTAAGATGGTGTTTGAAACAATCCTACTTCTACCTCTAGTGCTCCCCCCCTCAGTGGTGGGGTTTATTTTACTGCTATCATTGGGTGCAAATAGTCCTGTAGGAAGGTGGATTCACTGGATTTTTGATCAACCAATTATATTTACTTGGTGGGCAGCAGTTATTGCATCTACAGTTGTAGCATTTCCACTCATGTACCAAGCTGTAAAAATAGGTTTTGAAGAGGTAGATGGGGAGGTTGAGGATGCGGCTCGAGTAGATGGTGCGTCAGAACGGAGGGTCTTTTTCACTATTACAATGCCGTTAGCAAAAAGGGCTGTTATTTCTGGTGCAATCTTAAGCTTTGCAAGGGCATTAGGAGAATTTGGAGCGACTTTAATGGTAGCCGGAAATATACCAGGAAAAACACAAACAATCCCAACAGCCATTTATATTGCAATGGATACAGGAAACCTTGGATTGGCATGGTCCTGGGTAATAGTCATGATTGTAATTTCATTTATCATGTTAGCGATTGTTTATAAATTGCGAGGAAATTAA
- a CDS encoding EcsC family protein has protein sequence METREQLQTALSRIQAWENDQKGLWFWERIGRIPFKILDKLTPAFVQKKISLLLDELGQYIQTGGQYLVNEKQIFKRYAKYLPLDQPIDKFEDISEIPLETMNKLCEDLSKDRQNLATVQGATTGFGGIFTLAIDIPVLLGLSLKTLQEISIIYGYDPKDRLERVFIVKCLQYSSADIVGKQAILEELSDYYHRDAHHQEMVSQLQGWREVIYTYRDQFGWKKLFQLVPVAGMIFGAFINRSMIQDLSEAGQMLYQKRRIMERLQSQTMN, from the coding sequence ATGGAAACAAGAGAACAGCTACAAACTGCCCTTAGCAGAATTCAGGCATGGGAAAATGACCAAAAGGGGCTTTGGTTTTGGGAGCGTATTGGTAGAATTCCTTTTAAAATTCTTGATAAGCTAACTCCCGCATTTGTTCAAAAGAAGATCAGTTTATTATTAGATGAGCTTGGTCAATATATTCAAACTGGTGGTCAGTACCTAGTAAACGAAAAACAGATCTTTAAAAGGTATGCAAAGTACCTTCCTCTTGATCAACCCATTGATAAGTTCGAAGACATTTCAGAAATCCCACTAGAAACGATGAATAAGCTCTGTGAAGACCTAAGTAAGGATCGTCAGAACTTAGCTACCGTCCAAGGTGCTACGACCGGTTTTGGTGGTATCTTCACGCTCGCAATTGATATCCCGGTATTACTGGGGTTATCACTAAAAACCCTCCAGGAAATTTCGATTATCTATGGCTATGATCCTAAGGATAGATTGGAACGAGTGTTTATCGTAAAATGCCTACAATACTCTTCTGCAGACATTGTTGGTAAACAAGCGATTCTTGAAGAGCTAAGTGATTATTATCACCGTGATGCACATCATCAGGAAATGGTTTCGCAGTTACAAGGATGGCGCGAGGTTATCTATACATACCGCGATCAATTTGGATGGAAGAAGTTATTCCAGTTAGTACCTGTGGCTGGAATGATTTTCGGTGCTTTTATTAACCGATCAATGATTCAGGATTTAAGTGAAGCTGGACAAATGCTGTACCAAAAAAGGAGAATAATGGAGAGGCTTCAAAGTCAAACTATGAATTGA
- a CDS encoding erythromycin esterase family protein codes for MVLTKTIEASIQKHARPFKNSEELTSALISEVGDVKYVLLGEASHGTSEFYTNRTEITKKLIVEKGFQFIAVEGDWPSCYEVNRYVKGYETSYSSAKEVLQAFNRWPTWMWSNQEVLELIEWLKEHNETQETKVGFYGLDVYSLWESMEAIISYLEKTQSPELDRAKKAFECFEPFHRKPEQYGVSAALYGEDCREEVLALLQDMLAKRTTHTHDDEANLNLVVNALVTANAEYYYEAMITNDDQSWNIRDTHMVEALEHVSNFYGENSKGIVWEHNTHIGDARATDMARSGLVNVGQLTREKYGADNVYAIGFGTYQGTVIASTKWGSPFEIMPVPKATKGSWEYYLHQARLGNSLLIFNEENEKEFAETIGHRAIGVIYHPEYEHMGNYVPTIVSKRYNAFIYIEETKALTPIEVVNTII; via the coding sequence ATGGTCTTAACAAAGACTATTGAAGCTAGTATTCAAAAACATGCAAGACCATTTAAAAATAGTGAGGAGCTAACCTCGGCACTCATCTCAGAAGTAGGAGATGTGAAGTATGTTCTTCTAGGTGAAGCCTCTCATGGTACATCTGAGTTCTACACGAACCGAACAGAAATCACAAAAAAACTCATTGTTGAAAAGGGCTTTCAATTTATTGCTGTTGAGGGTGATTGGCCATCCTGCTACGAAGTAAATCGCTATGTCAAAGGCTACGAAACCTCTTATTCAAGTGCTAAGGAAGTGTTACAAGCTTTCAATCGCTGGCCAACCTGGATGTGGTCAAATCAAGAGGTTCTAGAGCTGATTGAATGGCTTAAGGAACACAATGAAACACAAGAAACGAAGGTTGGTTTTTATGGGCTTGATGTATATAGCTTATGGGAATCAATGGAAGCCATCATTAGCTACCTAGAAAAGACGCAGTCACCCGAGCTTGATCGAGCAAAAAAAGCGTTTGAATGCTTTGAGCCTTTTCATCGAAAACCTGAACAGTACGGTGTTTCAGCGGCATTGTATGGTGAAGATTGTCGGGAGGAGGTATTAGCGCTTCTTCAAGATATGCTAGCAAAGCGGACTACTCATACACATGATGATGAAGCAAACTTAAATCTTGTTGTAAACGCACTGGTAACTGCTAATGCCGAATACTATTATGAAGCAATGATTACAAATGACGATCAATCGTGGAACATCCGTGATACACATATGGTAGAGGCTTTAGAGCACGTATCAAATTTCTATGGAGAGAATTCGAAAGGCATTGTGTGGGAACACAATACTCACATTGGAGATGCACGAGCGACTGATATGGCAAGGAGCGGCCTTGTTAACGTTGGTCAGTTAACTCGGGAGAAGTATGGTGCAGACAATGTGTATGCAATTGGCTTTGGTACTTATCAGGGGACGGTCATCGCCTCCACTAAGTGGGGCTCTCCATTTGAGATAATGCCTGTACCAAAGGCTACTAAAGGAAGCTGGGAATATTACCTCCATCAAGCACGACTTGGTAATTCGCTTCTCATCTTTAATGAAGAAAATGAAAAAGAATTTGCAGAAACCATCGGACATCGTGCGATTGGCGTTATTTATCACCCAGAATATGAGCATATGGGAAATTACGTCCCAACTATAGTTTCAAAGAGGTACAATGCATTTATCTATATTGAAGAGACAAAGGCATTAACACCTATTGAAGTAGTGAATACCATAATCTAA
- a CDS encoding hemolysin family protein produces MWVASLIALTGFFVASEFAIIRIRSTRIDQLVSEGNKNALAAKKVITNLDEYLSACQLGITVTALGLGWLGEETVAHLLAPLFQYLNVPASFSTILSIAIAFSIITFLHVVVGELAPKTVAIHKAETITLLFARPLIFFYRLMFPLIKTLNGSARLITGMFGLKPVSEHEMAHSEEELRMILSDSLKSGEINPSEYKYMNNIFLFDDRIAKDIMIPRTEIVGIDKDTSVEEFIKIATVENYTRYPVYEGDKDHIIGMVNMKEILTQYIKGDKKNIISQYIRPVIQVIETISLHELLVKMQKERVHMAILIDEYGGTDGLVTVEDIIEEIVGEIRDEFDHDEAPDIRHIDSNKAIIDGRVLLEEVNNLFGLEIDDTDVDTIGGWILTKKMDAKMGDTLHVNNFEFHILDMEGFHIKRVKVERTLLQQSPA; encoded by the coding sequence ATGTGGGTGGCATCACTAATTGCGTTAACGGGATTCTTTGTTGCTTCAGAGTTTGCGATTATTAGAATTCGTAGTACAAGAATTGACCAACTTGTTTCGGAAGGAAACAAAAATGCATTAGCCGCCAAAAAAGTAATTACTAACCTTGATGAGTATTTGTCAGCTTGTCAGCTTGGTATTACAGTAACTGCTTTAGGTCTAGGTTGGCTTGGAGAAGAAACTGTTGCACATCTGTTAGCTCCATTGTTTCAGTATTTAAATGTACCAGCTTCTTTCTCAACAATTCTCTCAATTGCGATTGCTTTTAGCATCATTACATTTTTACACGTCGTAGTTGGAGAGTTAGCGCCTAAAACCGTTGCCATTCATAAGGCAGAAACAATAACTTTATTGTTTGCGAGACCACTAATCTTCTTCTATAGACTAATGTTTCCTTTGATAAAAACACTAAATGGTTCCGCTCGTTTAATAACTGGTATGTTCGGACTAAAGCCAGTTTCTGAACACGAGATGGCCCATTCTGAAGAAGAACTTAGAATGATTCTATCTGATAGCTTAAAAAGTGGGGAAATTAATCCTTCTGAATATAAATATATGAATAACATCTTTCTATTTGATGATCGAATTGCGAAGGATATTATGATTCCACGCACTGAAATTGTCGGGATTGATAAAGATACTTCAGTTGAAGAGTTTATTAAGATTGCTACGGTAGAAAATTATACAAGATATCCTGTTTATGAGGGTGATAAGGACCATATTATTGGAATGGTCAACATGAAGGAAATCTTAACTCAATACATTAAAGGTGATAAGAAAAACATTATTTCTCAATATATACGACCTGTCATTCAAGTGATTGAAACGATTTCTTTGCATGAACTCCTCGTTAAAATGCAAAAAGAACGTGTTCACATGGCCATCCTTATTGACGAGTATGGTGGGACTGACGGTCTTGTAACCGTTGAGGATATTATCGAAGAAATTGTTGGTGAGATCCGAGATGAATTTGATCACGACGAAGCACCTGATATCCGCCACATTGATTCTAATAAAGCCATTATTGACGGAAGAGTCCTACTAGAAGAAGTTAATAATCTCTTCGGACTAGAGATTGATGATACTGATGTCGACACAATCGGAGGTTGGATTCTCACCAAAAAAATGGATGCGAAAATGGGAGATACTCTTCATGTAAATAACTTTGAATTTCATATCTTAGATATGGAAGGCTTTCATATCAAAAGAGTAAAAGTAGAGCGAACTTTACTGCAGCAATCACCAGCATAA
- a CDS encoding methyl-accepting chemotaxis protein gives MAEQLRFVLSNVQTTSTKVSQSALELSALAEETNATSEEMGRAMSEITKGSVAQASDIEMTSQKTEDLSKAINKMNVQNQLMLTLTSESTQAIDLGKEKVSFLQDSNEATKRASEQIGIGINHLYNSIKDISNIVTTIDSISQQTNLLALNASIEAARAGESGKGFAVVADEVRKLAEQTNKATNEIQHMINSVEKETESTVKAMSNTTEISSKLDHAVMDTETQFNQISYAMNQIIEAVRLLNSEISVVTDYSGSILESVQNVSAVAEETAASSEEVLASVDEQISVIGTIATSAENLNALSEELQKMMEQFK, from the coding sequence ATGGCAGAGCAATTAAGGTTTGTTCTATCAAATGTCCAAACAACTAGTACTAAAGTATCTCAGTCAGCATTAGAGCTTTCCGCGTTAGCTGAAGAAACAAATGCAACTAGTGAAGAGATGGGTAGAGCAATGAGTGAGATTACGAAGGGTTCTGTTGCACAAGCTTCTGATATAGAAATGACAAGTCAAAAAACAGAAGATTTAAGTAAAGCAATTAATAAAATGAATGTGCAAAATCAACTTATGCTTACATTAACAAGTGAGTCAACACAGGCTATTGACCTTGGAAAAGAAAAGGTTTCATTTTTACAAGATTCCAATGAAGCAACAAAAAGAGCATCTGAACAGATTGGGATTGGAATTAACCATCTTTACAATAGTATTAAAGATATTTCAAACATCGTCACTACAATTGATTCCATTTCACAACAAACAAATTTACTTGCGTTGAACGCGAGTATTGAGGCAGCTAGAGCTGGAGAATCTGGAAAAGGATTTGCGGTCGTGGCTGATGAAGTCCGAAAGCTAGCTGAGCAAACAAACAAGGCAACCAATGAAATTCAGCATATGATTAACAGTGTGGAAAAAGAAACTGAATCTACCGTAAAAGCAATGAGCAATACAACAGAAATTTCGTCTAAATTGGATCATGCAGTAATGGATACAGAAACACAGTTTAATCAAATCTCTTATGCAATGAACCAAATTATAGAGGCTGTAAGACTTCTAAATTCAGAGATTTCAGTTGTAACAGACTATAGTGGAAGTATTCTAGAATCTGTTCAAAATGTATCAGCAGTGGCAGAAGAAACAGCTGCTTCTTCTGAAGAAGTTCTTGCTTCTGTGGATGAGCAAATAAGCGTGATTGGGACAATTGCCACGTCTGCAGAGAACCTTAATGCTTTAAGTGAAGAATTACAAAAAATGATGGAGCAATTTAAATAA
- a CDS encoding PTS transporter subunit IIC has product MIAFLKRKDVSLRPHDYFVTALNFMALGLFSTLIIGLIIETIGKQLTMLPNFSTFLIDMGSLAKTLMGPAIGGAIAFGLRAPPLVIFASIVSGAAGATLGGPAGSYVAAVISTECGKLIHNETKVDIILTPLTTVLVGFSVATFIGPPIGGLMTYFGEIINWSTKQQPLLLGILVAVLMGLALTAPISSAAISLMLGLEGVAAGAATIGCAAQMIGFATTSYRENGVGGLLAIGLGTSMLQVGNIIKNPLILIPPTVAGAVLAPIGTMMFPMLNNAAGAGMGTSGLVGPMMTLSVMGFTGTVFIKILLLHFVGPAIISLVLSEWMRKKGYIKFGDLKISTER; this is encoded by the coding sequence TTGATAGCTTTCTTAAAAAGAAAAGATGTGTCATTAAGGCCTCATGATTATTTTGTAACGGCCCTTAACTTCATGGCACTAGGTTTATTTTCAACTCTCATTATTGGATTGATCATCGAAACAATAGGTAAACAGTTGACGATGCTACCCAATTTTTCAACATTCTTAATTGATATGGGTAGTCTCGCAAAAACGCTAATGGGTCCAGCCATTGGAGGAGCCATAGCATTCGGTTTAAGAGCTCCCCCACTTGTCATATTTGCAAGTATCGTTAGCGGGGCTGCTGGGGCAACGCTTGGTGGACCTGCAGGAAGCTATGTGGCTGCAGTGATCTCTACAGAATGTGGAAAACTCATTCATAACGAGACAAAGGTGGATATCATTCTAACTCCTTTAACAACGGTCCTTGTTGGATTCAGTGTAGCGACATTTATCGGTCCTCCTATCGGTGGATTAATGACCTACTTTGGAGAAATTATTAACTGGTCAACGAAACAACAGCCGTTACTACTTGGCATTCTAGTTGCCGTTTTAATGGGATTAGCATTAACTGCTCCTATTTCTAGTGCGGCGATTTCATTAATGTTAGGACTTGAGGGTGTTGCGGCTGGGGCAGCAACGATTGGTTGCGCTGCACAAATGATTGGCTTTGCTACGACAAGCTATCGTGAAAATGGTGTAGGAGGTCTTTTAGCAATTGGATTAGGAACTTCGATGCTTCAAGTAGGAAATATTATAAAGAACCCACTTATACTGATACCGCCAACAGTTGCAGGAGCAGTCTTGGCACCTATTGGTACGATGATGTTTCCTATGCTAAATAATGCAGCTGGAGCTGGAATGGGGACTAGTGGATTAGTGGGGCCAATGATGACCCTATCAGTTATGGGCTTTACAGGGACTGTCTTTATAAAGATCCTACTCCTTCATTTTGTCGGACCAGCGATTATTAGTTTAGTTCTATCAGAGTGGATGAGGAAAAAAGGCTATATCAAATTTGGTGATCTTAAGATTAGTACAGAACGATAA
- a CDS encoding efflux RND transporter periplasmic adaptor subunit gives MKKWIWSSIIILVLCLILGNLYLLKKYDADLYFVSKVDAFHQPVEGDIRISHFKKGVVTAQEESVISYQPQLGVIEEILVKEGDFVQVGTPLVQYSTTQSEGLIQQLESKIERAQAEERKLSKDISALKSISYPTVFESEWEEAQAEANEILIDSQIRELELKEELLEIDIEDYELQLESIENEADAQTILSTTDGIVKSINKNGKDELITIITYPYVIKGELSEQELQSIQVGQKVYISKGKQPLIGTISDISQFPVNSPSLHEETSYFPFTINVEEVEDQEQLLFGHHIGVEVVQQESFATLLLPEHSVLRNRSEYSAFVMEKGKVKEVELQLGIESKGRIEILDGISMDDIVVGAPDKLIKADTPFIMPVKKLIVKSSQLEDVNKKEATTTILRAMIAN, from the coding sequence ATGAAAAAATGGATTTGGTCATCTATCATAATACTTGTACTTTGCCTCATTCTTGGAAATCTTTATCTGCTCAAGAAGTATGATGCTGATCTATATTTTGTATCAAAGGTGGATGCTTTTCATCAGCCGGTAGAAGGAGATATACGCATTTCCCATTTTAAGAAGGGTGTTGTTACAGCACAAGAAGAGTCTGTTATTAGCTATCAGCCTCAACTAGGTGTAATTGAGGAAATCCTTGTCAAAGAGGGCGATTTTGTTCAGGTTGGAACACCGCTAGTGCAGTACAGTACAACTCAGTCTGAGGGTTTAATTCAGCAGTTAGAGAGTAAGATTGAACGAGCACAAGCAGAGGAAAGAAAGCTTAGTAAGGATATATCGGCATTGAAATCTATAAGCTACCCAACTGTATTTGAGTCAGAGTGGGAGGAAGCACAGGCAGAAGCAAATGAAATTCTGATTGATAGTCAAATTAGGGAATTAGAATTAAAAGAAGAGTTGTTAGAGATTGACATTGAAGATTATGAGCTACAGCTTGAAAGTATTGAAAATGAAGCTGATGCTCAAACCATTCTTAGTACCACAGATGGCATTGTTAAATCTATAAATAAAAATGGTAAGGATGAACTTATCACGATTATTACGTATCCATATGTGATTAAGGGAGAGTTATCTGAGCAGGAGTTACAATCTATTCAGGTGGGTCAGAAAGTATATATTTCAAAGGGGAAACAACCACTTATTGGGACAATCAGTGATATCTCACAATTTCCTGTAAACTCACCTTCTTTACATGAAGAGACCAGTTATTTTCCTTTTACCATAAATGTTGAAGAGGTAGAGGACCAGGAACAATTATTATTCGGTCATCACATTGGTGTAGAAGTCGTCCAACAGGAAAGTTTTGCTACATTACTACTTCCCGAACATTCCGTGCTACGAAATCGCAGTGAGTACTCAGCTTTTGTAATGGAGAAAGGTAAGGTAAAAGAAGTAGAACTACAGCTAGGGATTGAAAGTAAAGGCAGGATTGAGATTCTGGATGGAATCAGCATGGATGACATTGTCGTAGGTGCTCCTGACAAATTAATCAAAGCAGATACACCTTTTATCATGCCAGTGAAAAAATTAATCGTAAAATCCTCGCAGCTAGAGGATGTAAATAAGAAGGAAGCAACAACCACCATCTTACGTGCAATGATTGCGAATTAA
- a CDS encoding DUF6044 family protein — MGFKQRLSKEQKLLGFAMLIIVIYLSPLFVLGEDAHIRVHDNLDSNLAWYKVLKESGQLFGGIDSTIPQVINGVPRNTFGTEWSGIVWLHMVFPTMMAYALSQAITRIFAFLGMYLLLKTHFLKGKEWSIITVGTSLAFALTPFWPSGMLSTLGMPLALWAFLNIRSGNRSWKNYLVLTLLPFYSSIVLGFFFFLIGIGVLWLIDLVRKKKFNLHFLLSIAYMTVIYLMIEYRLVYSFLFSTEANSRDEYFHARLSLWRVIKLTFKNFVLGHTHVMTVHGLIILPVLLFGVYLIIRKRLWKQEKLFLYLLALNFALSTWYAFWFYKGWLPLTERFHFMDTFNFARFHFLRPLVIYVSFALGLKILLKDAKNSKPLVTFLIISQLLVLVAFNDEIIYHKKPSVKEFYAEELFTDIKDYIGMPLENYRVASIGLHPSVAQYNGFYTLDTYNNFYPLTYKYQFREVIEDELDKNKTIKRYFDEWGGRCYIFTAELGKHYMFSKHTKNQLENLEINTEPLKEMGGKYIFSAVPIINSVENNLHLERTFHHQHAEWKIYLYKLI, encoded by the coding sequence ATGGGTTTTAAACAAAGACTCTCAAAGGAGCAAAAGCTTCTTGGCTTTGCAATGTTGATTATTGTTATTTACTTATCTCCCCTATTTGTTTTGGGAGAAGATGCCCACATCCGGGTTCACGATAATTTAGATTCAAATCTGGCATGGTATAAGGTTTTAAAAGAGAGTGGTCAGCTGTTTGGAGGTATTGATTCTACGATTCCACAAGTGATTAATGGTGTTCCGAGAAACACTTTTGGAACGGAATGGAGTGGAATCGTTTGGTTACATATGGTATTTCCAACGATGATGGCTTACGCATTAAGTCAAGCTATAACAAGAATTTTTGCCTTTTTAGGAATGTATCTTCTATTAAAAACACATTTTCTAAAGGGGAAAGAATGGAGCATCATTACGGTTGGTACTTCATTGGCCTTTGCATTAACACCGTTTTGGCCATCAGGAATGCTTAGTACCCTAGGAATGCCACTTGCATTGTGGGCATTTCTAAATATTCGGAGCGGAAATCGTTCCTGGAAAAATTACCTTGTACTAACATTACTTCCTTTCTATTCAAGTATTGTACTCGGTTTTTTCTTTTTTCTAATTGGCATTGGCGTCTTGTGGCTGATTGACTTGGTTCGAAAAAAGAAGTTTAATCTTCACTTTCTACTTTCAATAGCTTATATGACGGTCATCTACTTAATGATTGAGTATCGACTTGTATACTCCTTTTTGTTCTCTACTGAAGCAAACTCAAGGGATGAATATTTTCACGCTCGACTTTCACTTTGGAGAGTAATTAAGTTGACCTTTAAGAATTTTGTGCTAGGTCATACCCACGTCATGACTGTACATGGGTTAATTATTCTTCCAGTCCTACTATTTGGGGTCTACCTCATTATTAGGAAAAGACTCTGGAAACAAGAAAAGCTATTTCTCTATTTATTGGCACTTAATTTCGCCTTATCAACATGGTATGCCTTTTGGTTTTATAAAGGCTGGTTACCATTAACTGAAAGATTTCACTTTATGGATACCTTTAATTTTGCAAGGTTCCATTTTCTAAGGCCATTAGTGATCTATGTAAGCTTTGCCTTAGGTTTGAAAATCTTATTGAAGGATGCAAAGAACTCCAAACCACTAGTTACCTTTTTAATTATTAGCCAATTACTAGTCCTCGTTGCCTTTAATGACGAAATCATTTACCACAAAAAGCCCTCTGTTAAGGAATTTTATGCAGAGGAGCTCTTTACAGATATTAAAGATTATATTGGGATGCCATTAGAGAATTATCGTGTTGCTTCTATTGGATTACATCCTTCCGTAGCCCAATACAACGGCTTTTATACGTTGGACACGTATAACAATTTCTATCCGCTAACGTATAAATACCAGTTCAGAGAAGTAATTGAGGATGAATTAGATAAAAACAAAACGATTAAAAGGTATTTTGATGAATGGGGTGGTCGCTGCTATATCTTTACAGCGGAGCTTGGGAAGCATTATATGTTTTCAAAGCATACAAAGAATCAGCTCGAAAATCTTGAAATTAATACAGAGCCCCTTAAGGAAATGGGAGGTAAATATATATTTTCGGCTGTTCCTATTATAAATTCAGTGGAAAATAACCTTCACTTGGAAAGAACATTTCACCATCAACATGCTGAGTGGAAGATTTATTTATACAAACTGATATAG
- a CDS encoding glycosyltransferase, whose product MSTPSLTIVVPCYNEEEVLEETITQLEAQLEELIKEELISSTSKVLFVDDGSKDRTWAMIFKASIQRERIKGLKLARNVGHQNALLAGLFAAKQCSDCVISIDADLQDDIYIIRDFIEKFNEGHEIVYGVRHKREKDTWFKRTTAEGFYKVMNKMGVHLVYNHADYRLMSKRALDELEHFKEVNLFLRGIVPLIGFKSTSVYYDRKERQAGETKYPLRKMLSFAFDGITSFSVTPIRFVLLLGIASFLVSMAFGIYFLSLKFFGDTELGWTSLITSIWLIGGLQLIAVGLIGEYVGKIYKETKQRPKYIVDIDLLNLPIPKHLLQNESNEHDSRSLNLSKLSETN is encoded by the coding sequence GTGAGCACACCATCACTGACTATTGTTGTTCCCTGCTATAACGAAGAGGAAGTGTTAGAAGAGACCATCACACAGCTAGAAGCTCAATTAGAAGAATTAATAAAGGAAGAGTTGATTTCATCAACTAGCAAAGTGTTATTTGTAGATGATGGTAGTAAGGATCGTACATGGGCAATGATTTTTAAGGCTAGTATTCAAAGAGAACGAATAAAAGGCTTAAAGCTAGCTCGCAACGTTGGACATCAAAATGCTTTACTAGCAGGATTATTTGCCGCTAAACAATGCTCAGATTGCGTTATTTCAATTGACGCCGATTTACAAGACGACATCTATATTATTCGTGATTTTATCGAAAAGTTTAATGAAGGTCATGAGATTGTCTACGGTGTTCGCCATAAACGAGAAAAAGACACTTGGTTTAAACGAACGACAGCTGAAGGCTTTTATAAGGTTATGAATAAAATGGGTGTCCACCTCGTTTATAATCATGCTGATTATCGCCTTATGAGCAAGAGAGCACTAGATGAATTGGAGCATTTTAAAGAGGTAAATCTATTCTTACGTGGGATCGTTCCTCTTATTGGCTTTAAATCGACTTCTGTGTACTATGACCGCAAGGAAAGACAAGCAGGAGAGACCAAATACCCGTTGCGAAAAATGCTTTCATTCGCATTTGACGGTATCACATCTTTTTCTGTAACACCGATTCGTTTTGTATTGCTTTTGGGAATAGCTTCATTTTTAGTAAGTATGGCGTTTGGAATTTATTTTCTATCGTTAAAATTCTTTGGAGACACAGAATTAGGCTGGACCTCTCTGATTACCTCCATCTGGTTAATTGGCGGCCTACAGCTTATAGCCGTTGGTCTAATTGGGGAGTATGTAGGAAAAATTTATAAGGAAACCAAACAGCGACCTAAGTATATTGTTGATATAGATCTCCTAAACCTGCCCATTCCCAAGCACTTATTACAGAATGAGAGTAATGAACATGATTCTAGGTCCCTTAACCTTTCTAAGCTATCTGAAACGAACTAG
- a CDS encoding GtrA family protein: protein MNMILGPLTFLSYLKRTSPFIRFLLVGVINTLVGLSIIFILLELTLNYWFATFVGNSVGAAVSFFLNRMFTFKSSVSIQRGIPTFTLTILVCYFGSYATGKWLVMLAGPPSLLPIFISEQDLAVLLGAALYTLSNYLGQKYFVFSKRTVSV, encoded by the coding sequence ATGAACATGATTCTAGGTCCCTTAACCTTTCTAAGCTATCTGAAACGAACTAGCCCGTTTATTCGATTTTTACTAGTAGGGGTCATTAATACATTAGTAGGTTTATCGATCATCTTTATATTACTTGAGCTGACTTTGAATTATTGGTTTGCAACCTTCGTAGGAAATAGTGTTGGAGCAGCAGTTAGCTTCTTCTTAAACCGAATGTTTACCTTTAAGAGCTCGGTTTCCATTCAGCGTGGGATTCCTACATTTACTCTGACCATTCTTGTTTGTTATTTCGGTTCATATGCTACGGGTAAATGGCTTGTTATGTTAGCAGGTCCACCCTCACTTCTACCTATCTTTATCTCTGAACAAGACTTAGCTGTCCTATTAGGAGCTGCCTTATATACGTTATCTAATTATCTTGGTCAGAAATACTTTGTGTTCTCCAAAAGAACGGTGTCAGTATAA